Proteins from one Bacteroides mediterraneensis genomic window:
- a CDS encoding IS1182 family transposase, translating to MFKNYTSNDNLLLPPCLGDFIPQNDPVRVVHRIIEQISLEELYRKYSVKGCPAYHPRMMLQILVYAYLRNIYSSRRIEEFCRNDIRFMWLTGTRTPDHNTINRFRSSRLKDVLKTVFATIVKFLVAEGFVSLDVACTDGTKMEANANRYTFVWGKSIHTRISRIAEQLEEIWRYAESVTKQELRDSAPVTYQDITPEKVERALEQIHEALEGTDADRKVKAKVRRVRKAWPEQLKKYESQGKILDGRNSYSKTDPDATFMRMKEDHMRNGQLKPGYNPQVSTNRQFILNYTLHQCAGDTSTYPLHMEDFHSLYGRYPDVSVCDAGYGSEENYLYAFRHGIETFIKYNYFHKEQKRSFRNDPFLSANFYYNEETDGMYCPMGQRMERLSDVKRTTDNGFVQTISRYRARNCKGCPLRCRCHRSRSERIVQVNHRLRKIKERERKKLLSAEGLKYRSQRPQDVEAVFGNLKNNKHFKRFHLRGLKKVEIEFGLLAIAHNLAKVAS from the coding sequence ATGTTTAAAAACTATACCTCCAACGATAATCTGCTTTTACCTCCGTGTTTAGGCGATTTTATTCCCCAGAACGATCCGGTCCGGGTTGTTCACCGTATCATTGAACAGATCAGCCTGGAAGAACTTTACCGCAAGTACTCCGTCAAAGGCTGTCCGGCCTACCATCCCCGCATGATGCTGCAGATTCTGGTATATGCCTATCTGCGCAATATCTATTCCAGCCGCCGCATTGAGGAGTTCTGCCGCAATGACATCCGCTTCATGTGGCTGACCGGTACCAGGACGCCTGACCACAACACCATCAACCGTTTTCGCAGCAGCCGGCTGAAGGATGTACTCAAGACCGTCTTCGCCACCATCGTGAAGTTCCTCGTGGCGGAGGGCTTTGTAAGTCTGGACGTGGCCTGCACCGACGGGACGAAGATGGAGGCGAACGCCAACCGTTATACGTTCGTCTGGGGCAAGTCCATCCACACCCGCATCTCCAGAATTGCGGAACAGCTTGAGGAGATATGGCGGTACGCCGAGTCCGTCACCAAGCAGGAGCTGCGCGACTCCGCTCCCGTCACTTACCAGGACATCACCCCCGAGAAGGTGGAAAGGGCGCTGGAACAGATACATGAAGCTCTGGAGGGAACGGATGCGGACCGGAAAGTGAAGGCCAAGGTCCGGCGCGTGAGGAAGGCATGGCCCGAACAGCTGAAGAAATACGAATCCCAGGGAAAGATTCTCGACGGGCGCAACAGCTACTCCAAGACAGACCCCGACGCCACGTTCATGCGGATGAAGGAGGACCACATGAGGAACGGGCAGCTCAAGCCCGGATACAACCCGCAGGTCAGTACCAACAGACAGTTCATCCTGAACTATACCCTCCACCAGTGTGCCGGTGACACCTCCACCTATCCCCTGCACATGGAAGACTTCCATTCCCTGTACGGCAGATATCCTGACGTGTCCGTCTGTGACGCCGGGTACGGAAGTGAGGAGAACTACCTGTACGCCTTCAGGCACGGCATCGAAACCTTCATAAAGTACAACTATTTCCACAAGGAACAGAAAAGGAGCTTCAGGAATGACCCGTTCCTGTCTGCCAACTTCTATTATAATGAAGAAACCGACGGCATGTACTGTCCGATGGGACAGAGGATGGAAAGACTCTCCGATGTAAAGCGGACGACAGACAACGGTTTTGTACAGACCATCTCAAGGTACAGGGCACGGAACTGCAAGGGCTGCCCGTTAAGATGCCGGTGTCACAGAAGCCGGTCGGAAAGGATTGTGCAAGTGAATCATCGGCTGAGAAAAATCAAGGAAAGGGAACGTAAGAAACTCCTCTCTGCGGAAGGTCTTAAATACCGGAGCCAGCGGCCGCAGGATGTGGAAGCCGTATTTGGAAACCTCAAGAACAACAAGCACTTCAAGAGGTTCCATCTTCGTGGGCTGAAAAAGGTGGAAATTGAGTTTGGCCTGCTGGCCATAGCGCATAATCTTGCAAAAGTAGCCTCTTAG
- the ettA gene encoding energy-dependent translational throttle protein EttA has product MADDKKIIFSMVGVSKSFQNNKQVLKDIYLSFFYGAKIGIIGLNGSGKSTLMKIIAGLDKNYQGEVVFSPGYSVGYLAQEPQLDDTKTVKEVVMEGVQQVVDTLAEYEEINQKFGLPEYYEDPEKMDALFARQAELQDIIDATDAWNLDSKLERAMDALRCPPEDQLVKNLSGGERRRVALCRLLLQKPDILLLDEPTNHLDAESIDWLEQHLQQYEGTVIAVTHDRYFLDHVAGWILELDRGEGIPWKGNYSSWLEQKTKRMEMEEKTASKRRKTLERELEWVRMAPKARQAKGKARLNSYDKLLNEDVKEKEEKLEIFIPNGPRLGNKVIEAKHVAKAYGEKLLFDDLNFMLPPNGIVGVIGPNGAGKTTLFRLIMGLETVDKGEFEVGDTVKIAYVDQQHKDIDPNKSVYQVISGGNDLIRMGNRDVNARAYLSRFNFSGSDQEKLCGMLSGGERNRLHLAMALKEEGNVLLLDEPTNDIDVNTLRALEEGLEDFAGCAVVISHDRWFLDRICTHILAFEGDSQVFYFEGSYTEYEENKMKRMGNVEPKRVRYRKLMED; this is encoded by the coding sequence ATGGCAGACGACAAGAAAATTATCTTTTCAATGGTGGGAGTGAGCAAGTCATTCCAGAACAACAAGCAGGTATTGAAAGACATCTACCTATCCTTTTTTTATGGCGCGAAAATCGGAATCATCGGTCTGAACGGTTCCGGTAAGTCTACGTTGATGAAAATCATTGCCGGACTCGACAAGAACTATCAGGGCGAGGTGGTGTTCTCGCCGGGATACAGTGTCGGCTATCTGGCACAGGAACCCCAGCTCGACGACACGAAGACCGTGAAGGAAGTCGTGATGGAGGGGGTGCAGCAGGTGGTAGACACGCTGGCCGAATACGAAGAAATCAACCAGAAGTTCGGTTTGCCGGAGTATTACGAAGATCCGGAAAAGATGGACGCCCTCTTTGCGCGTCAGGCCGAACTGCAGGATATCATTGATGCCACCGATGCGTGGAACCTCGACAGCAAGCTGGAGCGGGCGATGGATGCCCTGCGCTGTCCGCCGGAAGACCAGCTGGTGAAAAATCTCTCCGGAGGTGAACGCCGCCGGGTGGCCCTGTGCCGTCTGCTGTTGCAGAAGCCCGACATCCTGTTGCTCGACGAGCCGACCAACCACTTGGATGCGGAAAGCATCGACTGGCTGGAACAGCACCTGCAGCAGTACGAGGGAACGGTGATTGCGGTGACACACGACCGTTACTTCCTGGACCACGTGGCCGGATGGATTCTGGAGCTTGACCGTGGCGAAGGTATTCCTTGGAAGGGTAACTATTCCAGCTGGCTGGAGCAGAAGACCAAGCGCATGGAGATGGAAGAAAAGACGGCCAGCAAGCGCCGCAAGACTTTGGAACGCGAGCTGGAATGGGTGCGCATGGCTCCCAAGGCCCGCCAGGCCAAGGGTAAGGCCCGTCTGAATTCGTACGACAAACTCTTGAACGAGGATGTGAAGGAGAAGGAAGAGAAACTGGAAATCTTCATCCCGAACGGTCCGCGTCTGGGCAACAAGGTCATCGAGGCCAAGCACGTGGCCAAGGCGTATGGCGAAAAGCTGCTTTTTGACGACCTGAACTTCATGTTGCCGCCTAACGGCATTGTGGGGGTTATTGGTCCGAACGGTGCCGGAAAGACCACACTGTTCCGCCTGATTATGGGACTGGAAACGGTGGACAAGGGCGAGTTTGAGGTGGGCGATACCGTCAAGATTGCCTACGTGGACCAGCAACACAAGGACATCGACCCGAACAAGAGCGTATATCAGGTCATCAGCGGAGGCAACGACCTGATTCGTATGGGCAACCGCGACGTGAACGCCCGTGCCTACCTGAGCCGCTTCAATTTCTCCGGTTCCGACCAGGAAAAGCTTTGCGGCATGCTCTCGGGTGGTGAACGCAACCGTCTGCATCTGGCCATGGCCCTGAAGGAAGAAGGCAACGTGCTGTTGCTCGACGAGCCGACCAACGACATCGACGTGAACACGCTCCGGGCGCTGGAAGAAGGTCTGGAAGACTTTGCAGGCTGTGCCGTAGTCATCAGCCACGACCGCTGGTTCCTCGACCGTATCTGTACGCACATCCTGGCATTCGAAGGAGACAGTCAGGTGTTCTACTTCGAAGGTTCCTACACGGAATACGAGGAAAACAAGATGAAGCGCATGGGCAATGTAGAGCCGAAACGCGTGCGCTACCGCAAGTTGATGGAAGACTGA
- a CDS encoding MFS transporter, which produces MWNRSFNLLLTANFFLYTAVYMLFPVLHRWMVGEGGYTNLQAGGTIAIFGISLYIFGVFNNYLVDMFKRKAVCTRSILLLALVGLIYPYSPGIGTIIALRVLQGALFGVVLMSMGSTLVIDVTPSHCRNRANLTFTWSGVLGMLCGIWGGYSLGNFLSFQYELYLFAILCVIPILLVSMVEVCFRAPLDLPLMSFDRFLLFRTLLPGLNMMVVPFILGVVFSTIFDSFFYICAMVGFVAFLLLDRMFRSQADGRFLNAAGLVLMGLALLMLYLSDGRDSLWGAGFLLGLGMGLSLLQFLRMMIYLPLHCERGTGYHTYQLLWESGVMLGVVLGKYVEDSMKRQYLLALLVCMVGLLVYQVAIHRYFVRRMKNR; this is translated from the coding sequence ATGTGGAATCGTAGTTTTAATCTTTTACTTACAGCGAATTTTTTCCTGTACACGGCGGTGTATATGCTCTTCCCGGTGCTGCATCGGTGGATGGTGGGCGAGGGAGGCTATACCAACCTTCAGGCCGGAGGCACCATTGCCATTTTCGGAATTTCCTTGTACATCTTCGGCGTTTTCAATAATTACTTGGTCGATATGTTCAAGCGTAAAGCCGTGTGCACGCGCAGCATCCTGTTGCTGGCGTTGGTGGGACTGATTTATCCGTATTCTCCGGGGATAGGAACCATCATAGCGCTTCGGGTGTTGCAGGGAGCCTTGTTTGGAGTCGTGCTGATGTCGATGGGTAGTACGCTGGTCATCGACGTGACGCCCAGCCATTGTAGGAACAGGGCCAACCTCACTTTCACGTGGTCGGGTGTGCTCGGCATGCTGTGTGGCATCTGGGGTGGATACAGTCTGGGAAATTTCCTTTCCTTCCAGTACGAACTGTACCTGTTTGCCATCCTGTGTGTGATACCTATCCTGCTGGTATCGATGGTGGAAGTCTGTTTCCGTGCGCCGCTGGATTTGCCGCTGATGTCGTTCGACCGCTTTCTGCTGTTCCGTACCTTGCTTCCGGGACTGAACATGATGGTGGTTCCCTTCATTTTGGGGGTGGTATTCAGTACGATATTCGATAGTTTTTTCTACATTTGTGCAATGGTCGGATTTGTGGCCTTCCTGTTGCTCGACCGGATGTTCCGCAGTCAGGCCGACGGACGCTTCCTGAATGCGGCAGGTCTTGTGCTGATGGGCCTTGCCTTGCTGATGCTTTACCTCTCGGACGGCCGCGATTCCCTGTGGGGAGCCGGATTCCTGCTCGGACTGGGCATGGGACTGTCTCTGTTGCAGTTCCTGCGGATGATGATTTATCTTCCGCTGCATTGTGAGCGGGGGACAGGCTATCACACCTACCAGCTGTTGTGGGAGTCGGGCGTGATGCTGGGCGTGGTGCTCGGGAAATACGTGGAAGACTCCATGAAGCGGCAGTACCTGCTGGCCTTGCTGGTCTGCATGGTGGGACTGCTGGTCTATCAGGTAGCCATTCACCGCTATTTCGTGCGACGAATGAAAAACAGATAA
- the panB gene encoding 3-methyl-2-oxobutanoate hydroxymethyltransferase — protein MAGYLSGDTRKVTTHRLIEMKQRGEKISMLTSYDYTMAQIVDGAGVDVILVGDSASNVMAGNVTTLPITVDQMIYHGKSVMRGVKRALVVVDMPFGSYQADPFDGVRNAIRIMKETHADALKLEGGEEVIDVIRRIIGAGMPVMGHLGLMPQSINKYGTYGVRAKEEAEAEKLIKDARLLEEAGCFALVLEKIPAELAARVAKELTIPVIGIGAGGGVDGQVLVVTDMLGMTKGFSPRFLRRYADLNTVMTDAIGHYVADVKSSDFPNESEQY, from the coding sequence TGGCAGGATATCTTTCAGGTGATACTCGCAAAGTGACGACTCACCGTTTGATTGAAATGAAACAAAGAGGTGAAAAAATCTCCATGCTGACCTCTTATGACTATACCATGGCGCAGATTGTAGACGGTGCCGGAGTGGACGTGATTCTGGTAGGAGATTCGGCTTCGAATGTGATGGCCGGGAATGTGACCACCCTTCCTATCACGGTGGACCAGATGATTTATCATGGCAAATCGGTGATGCGCGGCGTGAAGCGCGCACTGGTGGTTGTGGACATGCCTTTTGGCTCGTATCAGGCCGACCCGTTCGACGGGGTACGCAATGCCATCCGTATCATGAAAGAGACGCATGCCGATGCGTTGAAGCTGGAAGGCGGAGAAGAAGTCATCGATGTGATTCGCCGTATTATCGGAGCCGGCATGCCGGTGATGGGACATCTGGGGCTGATGCCGCAGTCCATCAACAAGTATGGCACCTACGGCGTGAGGGCCAAGGAAGAGGCTGAGGCCGAGAAACTGATAAAAGACGCCCGTCTGCTGGAAGAAGCCGGCTGCTTCGCACTGGTGCTGGAAAAGATTCCGGCCGAACTGGCAGCCCGTGTGGCTAAGGAGCTGACCATCCCCGTAATCGGTATCGGTGCCGGAGGTGGAGTTGACGGACAGGTGCTGGTGGTGACCGATATGCTGGGTATGACCAAAGGATTCAGCCCACGCTTCCTGCGGCGATACGCCGACCTGAATACGGTGATGACGGATGCCATCGGGCATTACGTGGCCGATGTGAAGTCGAGCGACTTCCCCAATGAGTCGGAGCAGTATTAA